The Salinispora tropica CNB-440 genome has a window encoding:
- a CDS encoding flavin-containing monooxygenase produces MATTDHVDVLIVGAGLSGVGAACQLSRHCPEKTYAVFEARGAIGGTWDLFRYPGIRSDSDMFTLGYSFRPWSDSTSLADGPSIREYVRDTAREHGVTERIRFHHRVVRADWDSRTARWTVCARRDTGEEVVVTCSFLHTCAGYYRYDRGYTPQLPGAGRFAGRIVHPQHWPADLDHTGQRVVVIGSGATAVTLVPAMAERAAHVTMLQRSPTYILALPSRDVAAAALHRVLPRRMVYPVLRWKNILLLTANYQLSRRAPNLVRRLLRRATRGRLPAGYDLDRHFSPRYDPWDQRLCVVPDGDLFYAIAQGRASVVTDTIDTFTENGIRLASGEELAADLVVTATGLELLALGDARLTVDGAPVDLASTVAYKGMMLSGVPNFAMTIGYAHASWTLRADLVATYVCRLLAHLDRTGQQVVTPLPPPDGERLPILNLTAGYVLRGLAALPRQGVRAPWRMPQNYPRDLLWMRYGRLTDEGVRFSRAGTPERSPTRA; encoded by the coding sequence ATGGCTACGACCGACCACGTTGACGTGCTCATCGTTGGTGCCGGTCTCTCCGGCGTCGGCGCGGCCTGTCAGCTGAGCCGGCACTGTCCCGAGAAGACGTACGCCGTGTTCGAGGCGCGTGGTGCGATCGGCGGCACCTGGGACCTGTTCCGCTATCCGGGCATTCGGTCGGATTCCGACATGTTCACCCTCGGCTACTCATTTCGGCCGTGGAGCGACTCCACGTCACTCGCCGACGGTCCGTCCATTCGGGAATACGTCCGGGACACCGCCCGCGAGCACGGCGTCACGGAGCGCATCCGCTTCCACCACCGGGTCGTCCGCGCCGACTGGGACAGCCGTACCGCCCGGTGGACGGTGTGTGCCCGTCGGGACACCGGCGAGGAGGTGGTCGTCACCTGTTCGTTCCTGCACACCTGCGCCGGCTACTACCGCTACGACCGGGGCTACACGCCCCAACTGCCCGGGGCGGGGCGGTTCGCCGGCCGGATCGTGCACCCACAGCACTGGCCCGCCGACCTTGACCACACCGGCCAGCGGGTCGTGGTGATCGGCAGCGGCGCGACCGCGGTGACCCTGGTGCCCGCGATGGCCGAGCGAGCCGCCCACGTGACGATGCTGCAACGCTCACCCACCTACATCCTGGCGCTGCCGTCGCGGGACGTGGCCGCCGCCGCGCTGCACCGGGTGCTGCCAAGGCGGATGGTCTACCCGGTGCTTCGTTGGAAGAACATCCTGCTGCTCACGGCGAACTACCAGCTCAGCCGGCGAGCCCCCAACCTGGTCCGGCGTCTGCTGCGGCGGGCCACGCGAGGTCGACTTCCGGCCGGATACGACCTCGACCGACACTTCTCGCCCCGCTACGACCCGTGGGACCAACGCCTCTGCGTGGTTCCCGACGGTGACCTGTTCTACGCGATCGCGCAGGGCCGGGCCTCGGTCGTCACCGACACCATCGATACCTTCACCGAGAACGGCATTCGGCTGGCTTCCGGGGAGGAGCTGGCGGCCGATCTGGTCGTCACCGCCACCGGCCTCGAGTTGCTTGCGCTCGGCGACGCCCGGCTTACCGTTGACGGTGCGCCGGTCGACCTGGCCAGCACGGTGGCGTACAAGGGGATGATGCTCTCGGGCGTTCCGAACTTCGCGATGACCATCGGCTACGCCCACGCGTCCTGGACGCTTAGGGCCGACCTGGTCGCGACGTACGTGTGTCGGCTCCTCGCCCACCTCGACCGCACCGGGCAACAGGTCGTCACCCCGCTGCCACCGCCCGACGGCGAGCGGCTCCCCATCCTCAACCTGACCGCCGGTTATGTGCTGCGTGGCCTCGCCGCCCTGCCCCGGCAGGGGGTCCGTGCTCCCTGGCGGATGCCCCAGAACTACCCGCGGGACCTGTTGTGGATGCGGTACGGCCGGCTAACCGATGAGGGAGTCCGGTTTTCTCGTGCTGGCACGCCGGAGAGGAGCCCCACGCGTGCGTAG
- a CDS encoding archease, which produces MEPQPERGHRCLPHTADVRIEAWAPTREACVAEAVTALVDTFVDPGPAQPTAERAYRAPAAEDGDLLVNILEEVIFRMETMGELPLRTEVHDDGTDGLHVRWQTTDADTVELIGAVPKAISLHELRFGPDGPRWSCALTVDV; this is translated from the coding sequence GTGGAACCACAACCCGAGCGCGGCCACCGCTGCCTGCCGCACACCGCCGACGTACGCATCGAGGCATGGGCGCCGACGCGGGAGGCGTGCGTGGCCGAGGCGGTCACCGCCCTGGTGGACACCTTCGTTGACCCTGGCCCCGCGCAACCCACCGCCGAACGGGCCTACCGCGCCCCCGCGGCCGAGGATGGAGACCTTCTGGTGAACATCCTCGAGGAGGTGATCTTCCGGATGGAGACCATGGGCGAGCTGCCACTGCGTACCGAGGTTCACGACGACGGCACCGACGGGCTACACGTACGCTGGCAGACCACCGACGCCGACACAGTGGAGCTGATCGGTGCCGTGCCGAAAGCCATCTCCCTGCACGAACTGCGCTTCGGCCCCGACGGTCCCCGCTGGTCCTGCGCGCTCACCGTCGACGTCTGA